Proteins co-encoded in one Camelus bactrianus isolate YW-2024 breed Bactrian camel chromosome 6, ASM4877302v1, whole genome shotgun sequence genomic window:
- the CARMIL3 gene encoding capping protein, Arp2/3 and myosin-I linker protein 3 isoform X2: MAKSSAELTRELQDSIRRCLSQGAVLQQHRVKLETKPKKFEDRVLALTSWRLHLFPLKVPAKVESSFNVLEIRAFNTLSQNQILVETERGMVSMRLPSAESVDQVTRHVSSALSKVCPGPGSLIRRGNADTPEGPRDTSPNSETSTSTTHSVCGGFSETYAALCDYNGLHCREEVQWDVDTIYHAEDNREFNLLDFSHLESRDLALMVAALAYNQWFTKLYCKDLRLGSEVLEQVLHTLSKSGSLEELVLDNAGLKTDFVQKLAGVFGENGSCVLHALTLSHNPIEDKGFFSLSQQLLCFPTGLTKLCLAKTAISPRGLQALGQTFGANPAFASSLRYLDLSKNPGLLATDEANALYSFLAQPNALVHLDLAGTDCAIDSLLGALLHGCCSHLTYLNLARNSCSHRKGREAPPAFKQFFSSAYTLSHINLSATRLPLEALRALLQGLSLNSHLSDLHLDLSSCELRSAGAQALQEQLGAVTCVGSLDLSDNGFDSDLLTLVPALGKNKSLKHLFLGKNFNVKAKTLEEILHKLVQLIQEEDCSLQSLSVADSRLKLRTSILINALGSNTCLAKVDLSGNGMEDIGAKMLSKALQINSSLRTILWDRNNTSALGFLDIARALESNHTLRFMSFPVSDISQAYRSAPERTEDVWQKIQWCLVRNNHSQTCPQEQAFRLQQGLVTSSAEQMLQRLCGRVQEEVRALRLCPLEPVQDELLYARDLIKDAKNSRALFPSLYELGHMLANDGPVRQRLESVASEVSKAVDKELQVILESMVSLTQELCPVAMRVAEGHNKMLSNVAERVTVPRNFIRGALLEQAGQDIQNKLDEVKLSVVTYLTNSIVDEILQELYHSHKSLARHLAQLRTLSDPPGGPGQGQDLSSRGRGQNHDHEETTDDELGTNIDTMAIKKQKRCRKIRPVSAFISGSPQDMESQLGSLGIPPGWFSGLGSSQPTASGSWEGLSELPTHGYKLRHQTQGRPRPPRTTPPGPGRPSQVPVPGTRQENGMATRLDEGLEDFFSRRVMDESSSYPRTLRTLRPGLLEPPLPPLQKKRRRGLFHFRRPRSFKGDRGPGSPTTGLLLPPPPPPPPTQESPPSPDPPSLGNNSSPCWSPEEESGLLPAFGGGRGPSFHRKTGTEGAEPGEGGQAPGAAQQPRVHGIALPGLGRAKGWSFDGKREGTGPDLEGSVQAWQKRRSSDDAGPGAWKPPPPPQSTKPSFSAMRRAEATWHIAEESAPNHSCQSPSPACQDGEEEKDGAIFPERTVSARNAKLQDPPLAPRPPRPVAVPRGRRPPQEPGGQEETEAGGAAPGVNKPRLRLGSQQDQEEPEVQGPPDPGRRTAPLKPKRTRRAQSCDKLEPDRRRPPDPTGTSEPGTD; this comes from the exons ATGGCCAAGTCCAGCGCGGAGCTCACCCGCGAGCTGCAAG ACAGCATCCGGAGGTGCCTGAGCCAAGGGGCAGTGCTCCAACAGCATCGCGTGAAACTGGAGACGAAGCCCAAGAAGTTCGAGGACCGAGTGCTG GCCCTGACCTCCTGGCGCCTCCACCTCTTTCCCTTGAAGGTCCCAGCCAAG gtggAGAGCTCCTTCAATGTCCTGGAGATCCGCGCCTTCAACACACTCAGTCAGAACCAG atcctAGTGGAGACGGAGCGCGGCATGGTGAGCATGCGGCTGCCGTCGGCTGAGAGCGTGGACCAGGTGACACGACACGTGAGCTCTGCCCTCTCCAAGGTCTGCCCAGGCCCTGG GAGTCTAATCCGACGTGGAAATGCAGACACCCCAGAAGGGCCTCGAGACACGTCCCCCAACTCTGAGACTTCCACATCCACCACTCACAGTGTCTGCG GTGGCTTCTCCGAGACCTACGCTGCCCTGTGTGACTACAATGGGCTGCACTGTCGTGAGGAGGTGCAATGG GATGTGGACACCATCTATCATGCTGAGGATAACCGGGAGTTCAATCTTTTGGATTTCAGCCACTTGGAGAGCCG AGACTTGGCCCTAATGGTGGCAGCCCTGGCCTATAACCAATGGTTCACCAAACTCTACTGCAAGGACCTGCGGCTG GGCTCTGAAGTGCTAGAACAGGTGCTACACACCCTGAGCAAGTCAGGGAGCCTCGAGGAGCTGGTGCTGGACAACGCTGGGCTTAAGAC GGACTTTGTCCAGAAGCTGGCCGGGGTGTTTGGGGAGAACGGGAGCTGTGTGCTGCATGCCCTCACTCTGTCCCACAACCCCATCGAGGACAAGG GTTTCTTCAGTCTGAGCCAGCAGCTCCTCTGCTTCCCCACTGGCCTCACCAAACTGTGCCTGGCCAAGACTGCCATTTCCCCTCGAG GGCTCCAGGCGCTGGGCCAGACCTTCGGGGCCAACCCGGCCTTTGCCAGCTCCCTTCGATACCTGGACCTGAGCAAGAACCCTGGGCTGCTTGCCACCGATGAAGCCAAT GCCCTCTACAGCTTCCTGGCCCAGCCCAATGCCCTGGTGCACCTGGACCTGGCGGGGACTGACTGCGCCATCGACTCG CTTCTGGGTGCCCTGCTCCACGGCTGCTGCTCCCACCTCACCTACCTCAACCTGGCGCGCAACAGCTGCTCCCACAG GAAGGGCCGGGAGGCCCCACCGGCCTTCAAGCAGTTCTTTAGCAGCGCCTACACCCTGAGCCACATCAACCTGTCAGCCACGAGGCTGCCCTTGGAGGCCCTCAG GGCGCTGCTCCAGGGCCTCTCCCTCAACAGTCACCTCAGCGATCTGCACCTGGACCTCAGCAGCTGTGAG CTCCGCTCAGCTGGAGCCCAGGCTTTGCAGGAGCAGCTGGGGGCTGTCACCTGTGTGGGCAGCCTGGATCTGTCTGACAATG GGTTTGACTCGGACCTCCTGACACTGGTGCCCGCCCTTGGCAAGAACAAGTCCCTCAAGCACCTGTTCCTGGGCAAGAACTTCAACGTCAAGGCCAA GACCCTGGAGGAGATCCTCCACAAGCTGGTGCAGCTGATCCAGGAAGAGGACTGT TCCTTGCAGTCCCTGTCAGTGGCGGACTCCCGGCTGAAGCTTCGCACCAGCATCCTCATCAATGCCCTGGGCAGCAACACCTGCCTGGCTAAAGTGGACCTGAGCGGCAATGGCATGGAGGACATCGGGGCCAAGATGCTGTCTAAGGCCCTGCAGATAAACTCCTCCCTCAG AACTATCCTATGGGATCGGAACAATACGTCCGCCCTGGGCTTTCTGGATATTGCAAGGGCCTTGGAGAG CAACCACACGCTGCGTTTCATGTCCTTCCCTGTGAGCGACATCTCCCAAGCCTACCGCAGTGCCCCGGAGCGCACCGAGGACGTCTGGCAGAAG ATCCAGTGGTGCTTGGTGAGGAACAACCACTCCCAGACGTGCCCCCAGGAACAGGCCTTCAGGCTGCAGCAGGGCCTGGTGACCAGCAGCGCCGAGCAA ATGCTGCAGCGGCTGTGTGGACGGGTGCAGGAGGAGGTTCGGGCCCTGAGGCTGTGCCCCCTGGAGCCTGTGCAGGATGAGCTGCTCTATGCTCGGGACCTCATCAAGGATGCCAAGAATTCCCGGGCG CTGTTTCCCAGCCTCTATGAGCTGGGCCACATGCTGGCCAACGATGGGCCTGTGCGGCAGAGGCTGGAGTCAGTAGCCAGTGAGGTGTCCAAGGCTGTGGACAAGGAGCTACAG GTTATCCTGGAGTCCATGGTCAGCCTAACGCAGGAGTTATGCCCCGTGGCCATGCGGGTGGCCGAGGGGCACAACAAGATGCTGAGCAACGTGGCGGAGCGTGTCACTGTGCCCCGGAACTTCATCCGAGGGGCGCTGCTGGAGCAGGCGGGGCAGGACATTCAGAACAAGCTGGA TGAAGTGAAGCTCTCAGTTGTCACCTACTTGACCAACTCCATAGTGGACGAGATCCTGCAGGAGCTGTACCACTCCCACAAGAGCCTG GCCCGACACCTGGCCCAGCTAAGGACGCTATCAGATCCACCAGGGGGGCCAGGCCAAGGACAAGATCTGTCTTCCCGGGGCCGAGGCCAGAACCATGACCATGAGGAGACCACAGATGATGAACTTGGGACCAACATC GACACCATGGCCATCAAAAAACAGAAACGCTGCCGCAAGATCCGGCCGGTGTCTGCCTTCATCA GTGGGAGCCCTCAGGACATGGAAAGCCAGCTGGGGAGCCTGGGGATCCCCCCTGGCTGGTTCTCAGGACTTGGAAGCAGTCAGCCCACAGCTAGTGGCTCCTGGGAAGGTCTATCCGAGCTGCCCACTCATGGCTATAAACTAAGGCATCAAACACAAGGGAGGCCCCGGCCCCCCAGGACCACCCCTCCAGGACCTGGTCGGCCCAGC CAGGTGCCAGTACCTGGGACTCGTCAGGAGAATGGGATGGCCACCCGTCTGGATGAGGGGCTGGAGGACTTCTTCAGCCGAAGGGTCATGGACGAGAGCTCCAG CTACCCCCGGACTCTGAGGACCCTGCGGCCAGGCCTCTTGGAGCCGCCACTGCCTCCGCTCCAGAAGAAGAGGCGCCGAGGCCTGTTTCACTTTCGCCGGCCTCGGAGCTTCAAGGGGGACAGGGGGCCAGGGTCCCCCACTAccggcctcctcctccctccacccccgcccccacccccgactcAGGAGAGTCCCCCCAGCCCAGATCCCCCCAGCCTCGGCAATAACTCCTCCCCCTGctggagcccagaggaggagagCGGCCTCCTCCCTGCATTTGGCGGGGGCCGGGGGCCTTCCTTCCACAGGAAGACG GGCACCGAGGGGgcggagcctggggaggggggccaGGCCCCTGGGGCAGCACAGCAGCCAAGGGTCCACGGCATTGCCCTTCCTGGATTGGGAAGAGCCAAGGGTTGGAGCTTCGACGGGAAACGAGAG GGCACAGGCCCAGACCTGGAGGGCAGTGTCCAGGCTTGGCAGAAACGGCGCTCTTCAGATGATGCAG GCCCTGGAGCCTGGaagcccccaccaccaccccaaagCACCAAGCCAAGCTTCAGTGCCATGCGCCGAGCAGAGGCCACGTGGCACATAG CTGAGGAGAGCGCCCCCAACCACAGCTGccagagccccagcccagcctgccaagacggggaggaagagaaagatgggGCCATATTCCCAGAGAGGACA
- the CARMIL3 gene encoding capping protein, Arp2/3 and myosin-I linker protein 3 isoform X1 — MAKSSAELTRELQDSIRRCLSQGAVLQQHRVKLETKPKKFEDRVLALTSWRLHLFPLKVPAKVESSFNVLEIRAFNTLSQNQILVETERGMVSMRLPSAESVDQVTRHVSSALSKVCPGPGSLIRRGNADTPEGPRDTSPNSETSTSTTHSVCGGFSETYAALCDYNGLHCREEVQWDVDTIYHAEDNREFNLLDFSHLESRDLALMVAALAYNQWFTKLYCKDLRLGSEVLEQVLHTLSKSGSLEELVLDNAGLKTDFVQKLAGVFGENGSCVLHALTLSHNPIEDKGFFSLSQQLLCFPTGLTKLCLAKTAISPRGLQALGQTFGANPAFASSLRYLDLSKNPGLLATDEANALYSFLAQPNALVHLDLAGTDCAIDSLLGALLHGCCSHLTYLNLARNSCSHRKGREAPPAFKQFFSSAYTLSHINLSATRLPLEALRALLQGLSLNSHLSDLHLDLSSCELRSAGAQALQEQLGAVTCVGSLDLSDNGFDSDLLTLVPALGKNKSLKHLFLGKNFNVKAKTLEEILHKLVQLIQEEDCSLQSLSVADSRLKLRTSILINALGSNTCLAKVDLSGNGMEDIGAKMLSKALQINSSLRTILWDRNNTSALGFLDIARALESNHTLRFMSFPVSDISQAYRSAPERTEDVWQKIQWCLVRNNHSQTCPQEQAFRLQQGLVTSSAEQMLQRLCGRVQEEVRALRLCPLEPVQDELLYARDLIKDAKNSRALFPSLYELGHMLANDGPVRQRLESVASEVSKAVDKELQVILESMVSLTQELCPVAMRVAEGHNKMLSNVAERVTVPRNFIRGALLEQAGQDIQNKLDEVKLSVVTYLTNSIVDEILQELYHSHKSLARHLAQLRTLSDPPGGPGQGQDLSSRGRGQNHDHEETTDDELGTNIDTMAIKKQKRCRKIRPVSAFISGSPQDMESQLGSLGIPPGWFSGLGSSQPTASGSWEGLSELPTHGYKLRHQTQGRPRPPRTTPPGPGRPSQVPVPGTRQENGMATRLDEGLEDFFSRRVMDESSSYPRTLRTLRPGLLEPPLPPLQKKRRRGLFHFRRPRSFKGDRGPGSPTTGLLLPPPPPPPPTQESPPSPDPPSLGNNSSPCWSPEEESGLLPAFGGGRGPSFHRKTGTEGAEPGEGGQAPGAAQQPRVHGIALPGLGRAKGWSFDGKREGTGPDLEGSVQAWQKRRSSDDAGPGAWKPPPPPQSTKPSFSAMRRAEATWHIAEESAPNHSCQSPSPACQDGEEEKDGAIFPERTVSARNAKLQDPPLAPRPPRPVAVPRGRRPPQEPGGQEETEAGGAAPGVNKPRLRLGSQQDQEEPEVQGPPDPGRRTAPLKPKRTRRAQSCDKLEPDRRRPPDPTAGTSEPGTD; from the exons ATGGCCAAGTCCAGCGCGGAGCTCACCCGCGAGCTGCAAG ACAGCATCCGGAGGTGCCTGAGCCAAGGGGCAGTGCTCCAACAGCATCGCGTGAAACTGGAGACGAAGCCCAAGAAGTTCGAGGACCGAGTGCTG GCCCTGACCTCCTGGCGCCTCCACCTCTTTCCCTTGAAGGTCCCAGCCAAG gtggAGAGCTCCTTCAATGTCCTGGAGATCCGCGCCTTCAACACACTCAGTCAGAACCAG atcctAGTGGAGACGGAGCGCGGCATGGTGAGCATGCGGCTGCCGTCGGCTGAGAGCGTGGACCAGGTGACACGACACGTGAGCTCTGCCCTCTCCAAGGTCTGCCCAGGCCCTGG GAGTCTAATCCGACGTGGAAATGCAGACACCCCAGAAGGGCCTCGAGACACGTCCCCCAACTCTGAGACTTCCACATCCACCACTCACAGTGTCTGCG GTGGCTTCTCCGAGACCTACGCTGCCCTGTGTGACTACAATGGGCTGCACTGTCGTGAGGAGGTGCAATGG GATGTGGACACCATCTATCATGCTGAGGATAACCGGGAGTTCAATCTTTTGGATTTCAGCCACTTGGAGAGCCG AGACTTGGCCCTAATGGTGGCAGCCCTGGCCTATAACCAATGGTTCACCAAACTCTACTGCAAGGACCTGCGGCTG GGCTCTGAAGTGCTAGAACAGGTGCTACACACCCTGAGCAAGTCAGGGAGCCTCGAGGAGCTGGTGCTGGACAACGCTGGGCTTAAGAC GGACTTTGTCCAGAAGCTGGCCGGGGTGTTTGGGGAGAACGGGAGCTGTGTGCTGCATGCCCTCACTCTGTCCCACAACCCCATCGAGGACAAGG GTTTCTTCAGTCTGAGCCAGCAGCTCCTCTGCTTCCCCACTGGCCTCACCAAACTGTGCCTGGCCAAGACTGCCATTTCCCCTCGAG GGCTCCAGGCGCTGGGCCAGACCTTCGGGGCCAACCCGGCCTTTGCCAGCTCCCTTCGATACCTGGACCTGAGCAAGAACCCTGGGCTGCTTGCCACCGATGAAGCCAAT GCCCTCTACAGCTTCCTGGCCCAGCCCAATGCCCTGGTGCACCTGGACCTGGCGGGGACTGACTGCGCCATCGACTCG CTTCTGGGTGCCCTGCTCCACGGCTGCTGCTCCCACCTCACCTACCTCAACCTGGCGCGCAACAGCTGCTCCCACAG GAAGGGCCGGGAGGCCCCACCGGCCTTCAAGCAGTTCTTTAGCAGCGCCTACACCCTGAGCCACATCAACCTGTCAGCCACGAGGCTGCCCTTGGAGGCCCTCAG GGCGCTGCTCCAGGGCCTCTCCCTCAACAGTCACCTCAGCGATCTGCACCTGGACCTCAGCAGCTGTGAG CTCCGCTCAGCTGGAGCCCAGGCTTTGCAGGAGCAGCTGGGGGCTGTCACCTGTGTGGGCAGCCTGGATCTGTCTGACAATG GGTTTGACTCGGACCTCCTGACACTGGTGCCCGCCCTTGGCAAGAACAAGTCCCTCAAGCACCTGTTCCTGGGCAAGAACTTCAACGTCAAGGCCAA GACCCTGGAGGAGATCCTCCACAAGCTGGTGCAGCTGATCCAGGAAGAGGACTGT TCCTTGCAGTCCCTGTCAGTGGCGGACTCCCGGCTGAAGCTTCGCACCAGCATCCTCATCAATGCCCTGGGCAGCAACACCTGCCTGGCTAAAGTGGACCTGAGCGGCAATGGCATGGAGGACATCGGGGCCAAGATGCTGTCTAAGGCCCTGCAGATAAACTCCTCCCTCAG AACTATCCTATGGGATCGGAACAATACGTCCGCCCTGGGCTTTCTGGATATTGCAAGGGCCTTGGAGAG CAACCACACGCTGCGTTTCATGTCCTTCCCTGTGAGCGACATCTCCCAAGCCTACCGCAGTGCCCCGGAGCGCACCGAGGACGTCTGGCAGAAG ATCCAGTGGTGCTTGGTGAGGAACAACCACTCCCAGACGTGCCCCCAGGAACAGGCCTTCAGGCTGCAGCAGGGCCTGGTGACCAGCAGCGCCGAGCAA ATGCTGCAGCGGCTGTGTGGACGGGTGCAGGAGGAGGTTCGGGCCCTGAGGCTGTGCCCCCTGGAGCCTGTGCAGGATGAGCTGCTCTATGCTCGGGACCTCATCAAGGATGCCAAGAATTCCCGGGCG CTGTTTCCCAGCCTCTATGAGCTGGGCCACATGCTGGCCAACGATGGGCCTGTGCGGCAGAGGCTGGAGTCAGTAGCCAGTGAGGTGTCCAAGGCTGTGGACAAGGAGCTACAG GTTATCCTGGAGTCCATGGTCAGCCTAACGCAGGAGTTATGCCCCGTGGCCATGCGGGTGGCCGAGGGGCACAACAAGATGCTGAGCAACGTGGCGGAGCGTGTCACTGTGCCCCGGAACTTCATCCGAGGGGCGCTGCTGGAGCAGGCGGGGCAGGACATTCAGAACAAGCTGGA TGAAGTGAAGCTCTCAGTTGTCACCTACTTGACCAACTCCATAGTGGACGAGATCCTGCAGGAGCTGTACCACTCCCACAAGAGCCTG GCCCGACACCTGGCCCAGCTAAGGACGCTATCAGATCCACCAGGGGGGCCAGGCCAAGGACAAGATCTGTCTTCCCGGGGCCGAGGCCAGAACCATGACCATGAGGAGACCACAGATGATGAACTTGGGACCAACATC GACACCATGGCCATCAAAAAACAGAAACGCTGCCGCAAGATCCGGCCGGTGTCTGCCTTCATCA GTGGGAGCCCTCAGGACATGGAAAGCCAGCTGGGGAGCCTGGGGATCCCCCCTGGCTGGTTCTCAGGACTTGGAAGCAGTCAGCCCACAGCTAGTGGCTCCTGGGAAGGTCTATCCGAGCTGCCCACTCATGGCTATAAACTAAGGCATCAAACACAAGGGAGGCCCCGGCCCCCCAGGACCACCCCTCCAGGACCTGGTCGGCCCAGC CAGGTGCCAGTACCTGGGACTCGTCAGGAGAATGGGATGGCCACCCGTCTGGATGAGGGGCTGGAGGACTTCTTCAGCCGAAGGGTCATGGACGAGAGCTCCAG CTACCCCCGGACTCTGAGGACCCTGCGGCCAGGCCTCTTGGAGCCGCCACTGCCTCCGCTCCAGAAGAAGAGGCGCCGAGGCCTGTTTCACTTTCGCCGGCCTCGGAGCTTCAAGGGGGACAGGGGGCCAGGGTCCCCCACTAccggcctcctcctccctccacccccgcccccacccccgactcAGGAGAGTCCCCCCAGCCCAGATCCCCCCAGCCTCGGCAATAACTCCTCCCCCTGctggagcccagaggaggagagCGGCCTCCTCCCTGCATTTGGCGGGGGCCGGGGGCCTTCCTTCCACAGGAAGACG GGCACCGAGGGGgcggagcctggggaggggggccaGGCCCCTGGGGCAGCACAGCAGCCAAGGGTCCACGGCATTGCCCTTCCTGGATTGGGAAGAGCCAAGGGTTGGAGCTTCGACGGGAAACGAGAG GGCACAGGCCCAGACCTGGAGGGCAGTGTCCAGGCTTGGCAGAAACGGCGCTCTTCAGATGATGCAG GCCCTGGAGCCTGGaagcccccaccaccaccccaaagCACCAAGCCAAGCTTCAGTGCCATGCGCCGAGCAGAGGCCACGTGGCACATAG CTGAGGAGAGCGCCCCCAACCACAGCTGccagagccccagcccagcctgccaagacggggaggaagagaaagatgggGCCATATTCCCAGAGAGGACA